GTGTTCGGCCGGCACCTGCGCGAACAGCAGCTCCAGCGCGGCGCGGTCGGAGACGTCGCACGCCGCGACGGTCACCTTGGCGCCCAACGCGGTCAGTTCGGCTTCCAGCTCGGTAGCGCCGGGTGCGGCCGGGCCCCGCCGGCTGACCAGCAGCACGTGCTCGGCTCCGTTGCGTGCCAGCCATCGGCCCACGTGTGCGCCGAGCGCGCCGGTCCCGCCCGTGACGAGGACGGTGCCGGTCGGCGCCCAGGTCCGGGCGGTGCCGAGGTGGTCCAGCGGTGCGCGGACCAGCCTGCGGGCGAAGGCCCCCGACGGTCGCAGCGCCACCTGGTCCTCGCCGCCCCTGGTCGCGAGGACGCGGGTCAGGAGGGCGACCGTGCGGTCGTCGGCGGCCGCGGGCAGGTCGATCAGCCCGCCCCAGCGGTCTGGGTGTTCCAGCGCCGCGACCCGGCCGAGGCCCCATACCTGTGCCTGCGCCGCGCTGGCGAGCTCCTCGCCGCCGGTCACGGCGACCGCGCCTCGGGTGGCGGCCCACAGGGGTGCGGTCACACCGGCGTCGCCGAGCGCCTGGAGGAGGTTCGCGGTGCCGGCCAGGCCCGCCGCGACGCTCTCCCCAGCCGTGTGCGGCCGCTCGTCCAGCGCGAGGAAGGAGAGCACGCCGGTGACGGTGATGCCGACCCCGGCGTCACCGATCAGCTTCGCGAGGCCGCTGCGGTCGACGGTCGCCGGATCGACATCGATGGTGACGACCTCGGCACCAGCGGTGTTCAACCCCCGGACCAACGCGTCGAACGCGCTGGCGGCGCCGGTGTGTTCCGGGTTGGTCATCCCGGCCGGAACGACGAGCAGCCAGGTGCCGGACAGCCGCCCGGCCGTCGGCGGGGTGAAGCCGTCCCAGGTGATGCGGTAGCGCCAGTGGTCGGCGGCGGACTGCTCGCGGACCCGCTGTCGGTACGACGACAGCACCGGCAGCACCGCCTCCAGCGACTCCGCCTGGATCTCGTCGACGCCCAGGGCCGCGCTCAGTCCCGCCAGGTCACCGCGCTCCACGACCTCCCAGAACCGGCCGTCCACCGCGTCCAACGGCGCCGCCCCCAACACCGGCCGCTCCGAGGGTTCCAGCCAGTAGCGGCGGCGCTGGAACGCGTAGGTGGGCAGGTCGACGCGACGGGCGCCGGTGCCCTCGAACAGCGTGTCCCAGGCAACCGGGGTGCCGGTGGCGTGCAGGCGCGCCAGCGCCTCCACGGCAGCGCGGACCTGGTCGCGCCCCGAACGCATGGTCGGCACCACGCCGCGGGCCGGGCCGTCCTGGGGCAGGCACTCCGCGACCATGCCGGACAGAACCGCGTCCGGGCCCACCTCGACGAAGCTGCCAACACCCAGATCCAGCATGGCGGCAACGCCATCGGCGAAACGCACCGCGTCGCGGACCTGACGCACCCAGTACTGCGGCTGCGTCCACAGCTCCGACTCCGCCCGGCCGGTCACCGTGGAGACCAGCGGCAGCACCGGCTCCCGCAGCTCCAACCCGGCCACGACGCCCGCGAACTCCTCCAACATCGGGTCCATCAGACCCGAGTGGAACGCATGACTCACCGTCAAGCGCCGTGTCCGGCACCCCTGCTCGGCCAGACGCGCGGCGGCCGCCAGCACCGGTTCCTCAAGGCCCGACAGCACCACCGACGACGGACCGTTCACCGCCGCCAGCCAGACACCCTCCACGCCCTCGATCGCAGCCCGGACGGTCTCCTCGGACCCGCCGACCGCGACCATCGCGCCACCCGTCGGCAGCGCCTGCATCAGCCGGCCGCGCGCCACCACCAGCGCACACGCATCCTCCAGCGACAGCACCCCCGCCACATGCGCGGCAGCGATCTCACCCACCGAATGCCCGGCCAACACCCCAGCCGTCACACCCCACGACTCCAACAGCCGGTACAGCGCCACCTCCAGGGCGAAAATCGCCGGCTGCGCGAACCCGGTCTGGTTGATCGAGTCATCCGACGGAAGCTCGATACCCAGCTGCGTGCACACCTCCTCGTAGGCCCGCGCGAACACCGGGAACGCCTCACCCAACTCCCGGCCCATGCCCGCCCACTGCGAACCCTGACCCGAGAACACCGCCCCAAGCGCCCAGACACCGCGCCCGAGACCCCGACCGCACCCGACGCCAACCCACCCAGAGCAGCCAGCAGTTCACCACGATCCGCCGCCACCACCGCCGCCCGGTACTCAAACACCGAACGCGACGTCAACGCCGAAAACGCCGCATCCAGCAGCCCCAGCCCCGGCTCGGCCTCCAACCGCTCCAGCAGCGCCGCAGCCTGACCCCGCACCGCCTCCTCAGACTTGCCCGACACCACCAACGGCACCACCGGAAGCCCAACCACAGCCTCCTGTTCCATCGACGCAGGCTCCTCCGCCTGCTCCAGGATCACATGCGCATTCGTCCCACTCACACCGAACGACGACACACCCGCACGCCGAGGGCGCCCCACTTCCGGCCACGCCCGCCGCTCGGTCAGCAACTCCACCGCGCCGGAGGTCCAGTCGATCTCCTTCGACGGCTCATCGACATGCAGGGTCTGCGGAAGGACGCCCTCCCGGAGCGCCATCACCATCTTGATCACACCCGCCACACCGGCAGCCGCCTGCGTGTGACCGATGTTCGACTTCAACGAGCCCAGCCACAGCGGAAGTTCGGCATCGCGTCCCTGACCGTAGGTCGCCAGCAGCGCCTGCGCCTCGATCGGGTCACCCAACCGCGTCCCGGTGCCGTGCGCCTCCACCGCGTCCACATCACCCACCGCCAGCCGCGCGTTGGCCAGCGCCTGCCGGATCACCCGCTGCTGCGACGGACCGTTCGGCGCGGTCAGACCGTTCGACGCACCGTCCTGGTTCACCGCCGAACCCCGCACCACCGCAAGGACGTTGTGGCCGAGCCGGCGTGCATCGGACAGCCGCTCGACCAGCAGCACGCCGGCACCCTCGCCCCAGCCCGTGCCGTCCGCCCCATCCGCGAACGCCTTGCACCGACCGTCACCAGCCATACCGCCCTGGCGGGAGAAGCCCACGAACAGTGCGGGTGTGGACATCACCGACACGCCACCGGCGAGCGCCAGGTCGCACTCACCCGCCCGCAGCGCCTGAACCGCCAGGTGCAGCGCCACCAGCGACGATGAACACGCCGTGTCCACCGTCACCGCCGGCCCCTCCAGGCCGAACACGTACGACACCCGGCCCGACATCACACTCGCGGCGGTGCCGGTGATCAGGTAGTTCTGGGCCTCCTCGATCGCATCGATCAGCACCATGCTGTAGTCCTGGCCGTTGGTGCCCGTGAACACCCCGGTCCTGCTGCCGCCGAGAGCCGTGGGGTCGATGCCGGCCCGTTCGAACGCCTCCCAGGAGGTCTCCAGCAGCAGCCGCTGCTGCGGGTCCATCGCCAGCGCCTCACGCGGCGAAATGCCGAAGAACCCCGGGTCGAACTCGCCGATGTCGTAGAGGAATCCGCCCTCCTGGACGGAGAAGCTCCCCTCAGCGTCCGGGTCCGGGTCGTAGAGGGCGTCCAGGTCCCAACCGCGGTCGGCCGGGAACTCCGCCATGGCGTCCGTGCCGTCGGCGACCAGGCGCCACAGCTCCTCGGGCGACCGCACCCCGCCCGGGTACCGGCAGGCCATCCCCACGATCGCGATCGGCTCGTGGGCCACATCCTCCAACTCGCGCATCTTCAAACGGGTTTCGTCCAGCTCGGTGCTGACCCGCTTGAGGAAGTACCGGAGCTTCTCTTCGTTTCCCATCAGGGACTCTCCATCATCTGTACTCAGCAAGGACCGGGGTGGGACGAGGCTCAGGAGATCCCGAATCGCTCGCCGATGAGGTCGAACATCTCGTCGTCGCTGGCCGACTCGAACCGCTCGGCCGCGGAGTCCTCGTCATCCGCCGCGCCCACCTGCCGCAGCTTCGCCAGGAGCGCCTGCAGGCGCTCCTCGACCTTCTTGCCGTCGAACTCGTCCGCCAGGAGCGCGGTGAGCGCCGAATCGGCCTCATCCAGCCGGGCCAGGACCGCCGTGTCGGCGCTCTCCTCCGCCTCGAAGAGGCGCGAGCGGAGGTAGGCGGCGAGCTCGGCGGGGTTGGGGTAGTCGAACACCAGGGTCGCCGGCAGCTGCACGCCGGTCGCGGCACTCAGCTGGTTGCGCAGCTGGACCGCGGTCAGCGAGTCGAAGCCCATCTCCTTGAACGCGACCCGTTCCTCGACGGCGTCACCGGAGGCGTGTCCCAGGACCTCGGCGACCTGGGTCCGGACGACGTCCAGGAGTGCCGCCGAGCGCTCGGCAGGCGCCAGCACCGCCAGCCGCTGGGCGAGCGGCTGCTCGCCGCTGCCACCCGTCCCGCTGCCGCCTGCCCCGCCGCCGCCGGCGGCGAGCCGTCGGACGTCGGCCAGCTCCTCGACCAGGCGGCTGGGGCGGGTGGAGGTGAACCTGGGCAGGAACCTCTCCCAGTCGATGTCCGCCACCGTGACGGTGGCCTCGCCGTACTCCACGGCCCCCTGCAGCGCGGTGATCGCCAGTGCCGGGTCCATGGCCGACATGCCGTGGCGCCGCAGGTGGCGCTGCATCTCCTCGCCGCCGGCCATGCCGTCGCTCCCCCAGTTGCCCCAGGCGATGGAGGTGGCGGGCAGGCCCTGCTCGCGGCGCTGTTCGGCGAGCGCGTCCAGGAAGGCGTTCGCCGCGGCGTAGTTGGCCTGGCCGGACGAGGCGACCGTGCCACCGAGCGAGGAGAACAGCACGAAGGCGGACGGCTCCAGGTGCCGGGTGAGTTCGTCCAGGTTCAGCGCGCCGACCGCCTTCGGCCCGAGGACCCGGCCGAACCGCTCCGGAGTCATGCCGTCCAGGATGCCGTCGTCCAGCACCGCGGCCGTGTGCACGACCGCGGTCAGCGGGTACTCGGCGGGGATCTGCTGCTCCAGCACGAGGCGCAGCGCCTCGCGGTCGGCCACGTCGCAGGCGGCGAACGTGACCCGGGCGCCCAGTGCGGTCAGCTCCGCCGTCAGTTCGGCGGCTCCCGGCGCGTCGGCACCCCGACGGCTGAGCAGCAGCAGGTGCTCGGCGCCCCGGGCGGCCGCCCAGCGGGCGACGCGCTCGCCGGCCCCGCCGGCACCGCCGGTGATCAGGACCGTGCCGCGCGGCTGCCACGGCCTGGTGGGCTCGCCGCGGTGCTGCGGCGTCCTGACGAGCCGTCGGGCGAAGGCCCCGGCCGTGCGCACGGCCACCTGGTCCTCGCCGTCCGGGCTCGCCAGGATGCCGGTGAACGCCGCCACCTCCCGGTCCCCGGCGACCTCCGGCAGATCGATCAGTCCGCCCCAGCGGTCGGGGTGCTCCAGCGCCGCGACCCGCCCCATGCCCCACACCTGTGCCTGGACGGCACTGCGCAGCCGGTCGGACGCGCCCACGCTCACCGCGCCGCGGGTGGCCACCCACAGCGGGGCGGAGACGTCGGCATCACCCAGTGCCTGGACGGTCGCCACGGTGGCGAGCAGGCCTGCGGGCAGCTGCCCGTCCGCGCCGAACGGTCGCTGGTCGGCGCCGAGGAAGGACAGCACGCCGCTGAGCTCCCCGAGTTCGGCCAGCTCCTTGGCCAGGGTCTCCCTGGTCATGGTGACCGGGTCGAGTGCGAGCACCGTGGTCTGCGCGCCGGCGGCGCGCAGGCCCTCGGCCCACGGGTCCACCCATGCGGTGTCGGCGGGTGCCAGCACCAGCCAGCGGCCGGACAGGCCGGACGGCGCGGTGGCGGTCGGTGCGGTCAGCGGGCGCCAGCTGATCCGGTAGCGCCAGGAGTCGACCGAGGCGCTCTCCTTCTGCCGGCGGCGCAGCGCCGACAGGGCCGGGGCGACGGCCTCCAGTGACTTGCGCTGCTCGCCCTCGAGGTGCAGCGTGGCCGCGAGCGACGCCAGGTCGGCGCTCTCGACGGCGGTCCAGAACTCCTCGTCGATGCCCTCGGCCCCACCGGGGCGCGGAGTTCCTCGGCGGCCGCCGTGGGCTCCAGCCAGTAGCGCTGACGCTGGAAGGCATAGGTCGGCAGGTCCACGCGGCGTGCCCCGGTACCGGCGAACACCGTCTGCCAGTCGACGGTCAGCCCCTGGGTGTGCGCGTCGGCCAGGGAGTTCAGCACGCGGCGGATGCCGCCGTCCTCCCTGCGCAGCGTCGCGATGACCCGCACTCCCGCCTCGCCGGCCCCGTGCGCGGTCGCGTTGTCGTGGATCGAGAGGGCGAGCAGGGGGTGCGGGCTGGCCTCGATGAAGGCGCTGTGATGGGCGCCCAGCAGCGCCTCGACGGCCATCCGGAACTCGACGGGCTGACGGATGTTCCGGTACCAGTACTCGTTGTCGAGCCCGGCGGTGTCGAACAGGCCGCCGGTCACCGTGGAGTAGAACGGGATCTCCGAGCGCTTCGGTGCGACGGGTGCCAGTGCTTCCAGCAGCTCCTCGCGCAACTCGTCGAGCTGGGGCGAGTGCCCGGCGGTGTCCACGCCCGGGACCCGCCGCGCGGACACACCGTCGGCGACCAGTTCGTCGAGCAGGCTGGTGAGGGTCTCGGGGTCGCCCGAGACGGCCACCGTGTTGGGGCTGTTCACGGCGCCGACGCAGATCCTGTCGCTACGATCGCCGATCCGCGCCTCGACCTCCGCGGCGGGCAGGTTCACGGACAGCATGGCCCCGCGACCGGCCAGCCGGAGCCACGCCTGACTGCGCTTGGCGACGATCCTGGCGCTGTCCCGCAGCGACAGGCCGCCGGCGACGTAGGCCGCGGCGACCTCGCCCTGCGAGTGGCCCACCACGGCGGCGGGCTCCACCCCGTAGGAGCGCCACACGGCCGCCAGCGACACCATCATGGTGAACAGCGTCGGCTGGATGACGTCGATCCGGGTCGCAGGCGGCGCGTCCGGGGCCTCCCGCAGCACGTCCAGCACCGACCAGTCGACGAACTCGGACAGCGCCGCGTCGCAGGCCAGCACGCTCTCGCGGAACGCCTCGGAGGACTCCAGCAGCCCGGCCGCCATCCCGACCCACTGGGATCCCTGACCGGGGAAGACGAACACGGCCCGGCCACCCGCGACGGCCGAGGCCTTGGTGGTGTTGGCCGCGTTCCGCCCGTCCACGACGGCGTCGAGGCCCTGCCGGAAGTCGTCGAGGCCCTCGCCGACCACGACGGCCCGGTGGTCGAACAGTGAGCGGGCGGCGCCCAGCGAGTGGCCGATGTCGGCGGGCCGGGCGTCCGGGTGGGCGTCCAGGTGGATCCGGAGCTGCCTGGCCTGCTCGCGCAGGGCGGCGTCGCTCTTGGCCGACAGCAGCCACGGGACCGGCCGGCCGGCGGCTCGGGGGCGTCGGCCGGCATCGCATCGGTTGAACGGGCATCGGCCGGCAGGGCCTCGGTCGGCGTCGCATCGGTTGCATGGGCGTCGGTCGCCAGGGCCTCGGCGGGGAAATCCTCCAGGATGACGTGGGCGTTGGTGCCGCTCACCCCGAAGGCGGACACGCCGGCGCGGCGCGGCCGCTCGTCGGCGGGCCACGGCCGGTCGTCGGTCAGCAGCGAGACGTTCCCCGCCGACCAGTCCACGTCCGGCGTGGGCGCGTCGATGTGCAGCGACTTCGGCATCGTGCCGTGCCGCATCGCCATGACATCTTGATCACACCGGCCACGCCGGCGGCCGCCTGGGTATGACCCAGGTTCGACTTCAACGAGCCCAGCCAGAGCGGCTGTTCGGCATCCCGGTCCTGACCGTAGGTGGCCAGCAGCGCCTGGGCCTCGATCGGGTCGCCCAACCGGGTGCCGGTGCCGTGCGCCTCGACGACGTCGACCTCCGAGGTGGACAGCCCGGCGTTGGCCAGCGCCTGCCGGATCACCCGCTGCTGCGACGGACCGTTCGGGGCCGTCAGCCCGTTCGAGGCACCGTCCTGGTTCACGGCCGAGCCGCGGACCACCGCGAGGATGGTACGGCCGTTGCGCTGCGCGTCGGACAGTCGCTCCAGCAGCAGCACACCGGCGCCCTCGCTCATGCCCGCCCCGTCGGCGGCGGCGGCGAACGCCTTGGACCGACCGTCACGCGCCAGCCCCTGCTGCCGCGAGAACGCCACGAACAGCGCGGGGTCGCCATCACCGTGGCACCGCCGGCCACCGCGAGCTCGCACTCGCCCGACCGCAGCGCCTGGCACGCCATGTGGAGCGCCACCAGGGACGAGGAGCACGCCGTGTCGATCGACACGGACGGCCCCTCCAGCCCGAAGGTGTAGGCGATCCGGCCGGACAGCACGCTGGCGGAGCCGCCGGTCAGCACGTAGTTCTCGGACTCCTCCCAGGCCTTCGCCTGGACCATCGTGTAGTCCTGGCCGTTGGTCCCGACGAAGACGCCGGTCTGGCTCCCGTGCAGGCTGTGCGGGTCGATGCCGCCCGCTCGAAGACCTCCCACGAGGTCTCCAGCAGCAGGCGCTGCTGCGGGTCCATCGCGCGGGCCTCGCGGGGGGCGATCCGAAGAACGCAGGGTCGAACTCGCCCGCGTCGTAGAGGAAGCCGCCCTCCACGGAGTAGAGCTTCCCGACCGCGTCCGGGTCCTCGTCGTAGAGGCTCTCGATGTCCCAGCCGCGGTCGGCGGGCAGGCCGGAGACCGCGTCGACATGATCGGCCACCAGCTGCCACAGGCCCTCGGGCGAGCGCACGCCGCCGGGGTAGCGGCAGCTCATCCCGACGATGGCGATCGGCTCGTCGTCCAGCACCGCCGCGCGCACGGCGGGCAGCCCGGCCGCGTTCTGCTCGCCGACGAGTTCGCGGCGCAGGTGCTCGGCCAGCACCTCGGCGGTCGGGTAGTCGAAGGCCGTGGTGGGCGACAGGCGCAGGCCGGTCTCGGCGTTGAGACGGTTGCGCAGTTCGACGGCGGTGACCGAGTCGAACCCGAGGTCCCGGAAGGCCCGCCGCTCGTCGATCGCGTGGGCCGACTCGTGGCGGAGCACCACGGCGACATGCGACCGCACCAGCTCCAGCAGGTGGTGCTTCTGGTCGGCCGGACCCATCGTCAGCAGGCGCTGGACCAGCGGGGTAGCAGCCGGTCCGGCCTCCCCGGCCTCCCCGGCCTTGGCGACCGGCTCGGCCTGCTGGGCCGCGAGGGCCTTCTTCACTTCGGGCAGTTCACCGAGGAAGGCGCTCCCCCGGTTGGCGGTGAAGGCCACGGTGAACCGGGGCCAGTCGACGTCGGCGACCGCGGTGCAGGTCTCGTCGCGGTCCAGCGTCTGCCGGAGGGCGACCAGCGCCGTGTCCGGATCCATCACCGGCACGCCGTGCCGTTGGGCCACCTCACTGATCTCGGGGTCGCCCGCCGCACCCGCGCCGCCCCAGACACCCCAGGCGACCGACGTCGCGGCCAGACCGCGATCGCGGCGGCAC
This genomic stretch from Kitasatospora acidiphila harbors:
- a CDS encoding beta-ketoacyl reductase — translated: MDPWAEGLRAAGAQTTVLALDPVTMTRETLAKELAELGELSGVLSFLGADQRPFGADGQLPAGLLATVATVQALGDADVSAPLWVATRGAVSVGASDRLRSAVQAQVWGMGRVAALEHPDRWGGLIDLPEVAGDREVAAFTGILASPDGEDQVAVRTAGAFARRLVRTPQHRGEPTRPWQPRGTVLITGGAGGAGERVARWAAARGAEHLLLLSRRGADAPGAAELTAELTALGARVTFAACDVADREALRLVLEQQIPAEYPLTAVVHTAAVLDDGILDGMTPERFGRVLGPKAVGALNLDELTRHLEPSAFVLFSSLGGTVASSGQANYAAANAFLDALAEQRREQGLPATSIAWGNWGSDGMAGGEEMQRHLRRHGMSAMDPALAITALQGAVEYGEATVTVADIDWERFLPRFTSTRPSRLVEELADVRRLAAGGGGAGGSGTGGSGEQPLAQRLAVLAPAERSAALLDVVRTQVAEVLGHASGDAVEERVAFKEMGFDSLTAVQLRNQLSAATGVQLPATLVFDYPNPAELAAYLRSRLFEAEESADTAVLARLDEADSALTALLADEFDGKKVEERLQALLAKLRQVGAADDEDSAAERFESASDDEMFDLIGERFGIS